Within the Molothrus aeneus isolate 106 chromosome 1, BPBGC_Maene_1.0, whole genome shotgun sequence genome, the region CACAATTACAGCTGCACAAtaacttgttttccttttcttcctaaaTCTGTTATTACAGAGGCATTACCACTATTTCTAATTCAAGGCCCAGCCTTGACCAGTGGCACATCAGCCCTTGTGATTGAAAAGGGGAGTCACCAGGCTTTGGAGCCACCAGGGATTGGCTTTGCCAGACATGAAGGAAGCTTCCAGCAGTTTCTCACAGAAGCCTGTAGCCTCCCACTACCAAGGCTGGGCTACGCAAACCCAATACAGTTTGCCAAGTGTTGAGGCCTGAGTCatgagttttcttcttttttttggaaattGAGACTCTACCATTGGGCTTCAGTCTGATAATTTTTCCCACAATCCCATTGAAATGTCATCCAAATAGTGGCCCAGTGCCTTCACACTGCATAAGCTAGGACCCTTGACTGACATGTTTTTATTGCCAAAATACCTGTTCACATTTGAATTACTGGCTCAGAGGCACCAAAGAGGGGAATGGGATACACTTAGAAAGAAAAGTAAGTGAAACTCTCTCTTTTTCATGTGTTCATTTCAGGTATTGCCCTCTTATATCTGCAACTATACCGCGTCACAAAAAACCAGAGCCACTTGCAGCGATCTCTCGATTACGTGAAGAGAATCCTTCGCAATCTGAATGGCAGAAGAGTTACTTTCCTCTGTGGTGACGCTGGGCCATTGGCAGTGGGTGCGGTGGTTTACCACAAGCTGAAAAACAGCAGTGAGTCTCAAGATTGTGTTGCCAAGTAAGTGGTTGATGGTGGGAAATGTCATGCCCTATCATTTGTAGAGAGCATTGGTTCAGTAACTTTGCAAGTGAAATTTTAGAGGATAGGGCTAAACAATGGACACTTTCTCTCCTGATAAGTTTTCGGTACAGGAATACAAAATAGGCTTTATCTTTATTAAAGCTGGCTTGCACTTGATTCATATTTAGACGTTTATCTTGAGTCCTCTATCGCTGTTAGGACAGGATGTCCTGGGCATATCTGTAGTGCACACGTGTTCTGATTTTGTCACATTGAAGTGACATTTAACAAAAGCCATGCTCTTGTCATCAGCAATATGTAGTGCTTGTGCAGTATGTGATGCTTTCTGTAAAGAGTGGGTCTTAGTTGTAGATTCATTACAAAACATGTGCACTGCATCTGGATGCAGGCAGACGGAAACACGGTGTATTGGATTGATACGTAACAAAAATTTAATATATCAAAGAGGAAGTATTTACAGGAGCAGATTTGTAAAGGCAAAGAATTTAATTAGGTCAGAGAATATGAAGGTGGCCTGAAAAAATTCCAGCCCTTTTTCAAAGTAATCTAAATGGAACAAATGTCTCAAGAAATCCCATTTAGATGTAGCTTCATTAGAGAGCTGATTGTGCCTTTGCCGGTACAGAGTTGATTGCTATCCCAGCAAGAGCTGGAAGTCCTGGAACCCTGTGGGGTTTGCATTCAGCACCATAGTCCATCTGATAGCTGTCCAGCAGCACACCTCAGGCTGGCAGAATTTGCAAAGAGGCTTATGTCCTCATCTCCATTCTAGTTTATGTTTGGAAATGTAATTGGTCTCTTTCTGTTCTAGAATCCTAGTGTGATTaacctctgctgctgttcctgaatgaatatttcagttttgaagTGAGTgttaggtttggggttttttgcttttacaaCTGGCAGTCAGCTTGGGCATGTCATTTTGAATGCAGCTCAGAAAGCAGCATTGCTTGCTGTACGGCAAAAAGCATGAGGATAGCAAAATGAGATTAGCAGTAAATCTTTTAGTGTTGCCTCTCCTTGGAAAGTAATTTCTATGAGGAGTAGTGAAAAGGAGTTTAGTTTGATTATTTGTTTATGTTATAACTTTTTTGTTTACAAATATATACATGACACCAGCTGAGTGGTACATTATAGATGTCAAAATGTAATCTGTGATTTCACTTGTAACCTTTTACTTTGTCCAGTTGTATGGGTTCAACAATAAAACTTAACAGTGGATAATTTAGAGGAAAACAATTTAATTCTAAACCCAAAGCATAGTTCTGAGAAAAGAGATAtaaaactgggtttttttagtaGCTTTTCCCTAGTATTAAGCAGGGACAGCGTAAACACATGATTGAGGTCAGTGGTTTTGCTATGGCATGATATTAATGCTAACTCTTCTCCTGAGAAATAATAGCTGGAGGAATCTGGGAATTGAATTTGGTCTTAATCCAGATTGTTGTTACCCCTCCCCCAATTTAAAATGGGATCATTACTATGGTTTCATCTAAATATCAATTTAATCAAAAAAGATAGGAAGAGATAGGGAGGGAGTGGCCATAAAATAGATCTGTGATCCACCTCGGTGCTAATACAGACTGGTAGAGTATTAGCAGAGAGTCATTCTGGAGAAAATCAGAATTACCATAGCCAGCGCttcttgtttcttgttttttcaCTGCTAAAGGCAAGCAAAACACTTGTGCATTGTAGCAGTGTCCTTTTCAAAGCTGAGGTGCTAAATGTTTGAGACAATGTGTTTTCTTAGGAGAGGGAATGACAAGTGGTggtattggggttttttgtgtgtttgttttttttccgtCTTAAACATGTACAATTTAGTGTTCCTCACTTCGGTGAAATTCCCAGAGGTTCCAGGAGGTTTCTGTCTTTGCTGGAGTAGCTCTCTGGGCTtctccatctcctgccctgcatCTGTTTCTGTCTGCACAGAATCCTGACAGCTGTGCTGATACTGGCCTGGCTCTGGCTCAGTTTCCCATCTCCAAGATGGCAAGTGTGCAGAACTCAGGCCTGTAAACCCAGCAGCCAGCTGGACTGGGAGTGGTTGAAGGGAGTTGGTGGTGCTTCACCATTTGTTCTGCTTCTGGTTGGATTGATGGGCTTGTGCAATGCAGTGTGGTCTCTACAGAAGATCCTCTCTCCCCACCTTCCTTGTCTGATGCAGGTTGTTGCAACTCCAGAGGACAGTCATCAGCACAGATTCTGAACTTCCAGATGAGCTGCTCTATGGCAGAGCAGGTTACCTGTATGCCTTGCTGTACCTGAACACTGAAATCGGTCCAGACACTGTCCCACAGTCTGTTATCAAAGAGGTAGGAcacttttctctctccagcatCACAGTATCACTGAGGTTGAACTGGGATCACTCTCATACATATTTCAAGCAATTTAAGAGAGGGATGCTGGAGAGAAGAGGGGCCTAGAGCTGGAAACCCAATTTCATCTCATTCAGTctcttccccctttccctgctgcccagctggggctgggacaggccaGTTTGGGTGGGTCTGTGTCCAGCCAAGGAAATAAGTCAATATGTAACTAGTTTTGACCACTTGAGACattgttaccaaaaaaaaatatcttaaaacaGAAGTGTGGAAGTATTTTAAgttaaaagaaaggaattttagCGTGGGGAGCATGCATGACCGTTTTGCAGATACCGGAACCAGAGaagccagggctggaaaaaaGTAATTAGAAATATTGATAGATTAAATTTTTACTCTTACAATATAATTGAGTTCATCATTAAGGAAAATACCTTTTCTCCCTCAGCACTCAAATCCAAATGAATTGAATATTGTTGTCCTATCACTGTATTGTGGCTTATTGTTTGTTATGAGTTTAGTCATACAGAAGCAAAATCCTCTGAATTGAAGTGAGCAACTCAGGTGACCAGGGAGTGTTCTTTTTCTTAGGTAATAGATGCTATTATTGAGTCGGGGAAGAACTTCTCCAAGGAGGAGCGGAAGACAGACCGCTGTCCTCTGCTGTACCAGTGGCACAGGAAGCAGTATGTTGGAGCAGCCCATGGAGTGGCTGGCATCTATTACTTGCTCATGCAGGTAAGAGTGTCTTCTCTTGGCTGGGGTGAAGTAGCAGGGATTTTTTGATCAGAGGGATCTTATCTTCAGCTTTCATGCATGTGCAGTGTTGTGCTGGATCAGGGTCTCACAATTTGGAGTTAGACTGCAGCACAGAACTGTGCTGAGGTGCTGCCTAAGGGTTTGATAGCAGAAGAAAACTGTGACTAGGACAGGATCGCATTAGAATGAATTAACTCTTGAGCTGTGGTTCAGAGCGCCAGCTTTTCAGGATCTGATTTCTTGTCCTCAGCAAAGACAGTGAAGTACTTTCTCTCATCTTCATACTTCTTCTGGTACCTGCAGTTAGAACAGCTAAAAATTCACTTACTCACTATCCATCACTCCTcaattttttgctatttttaaattattgcacCGCTGATGCCTCCTGTCCTCCATGCCCTTCCTCTCTTctgtagtgatttttttttcccccccctctgTCTTGGTGCTTTTGGAAGACTATCCTTAAGACATATTTGTCTTCAGTATGCTTTTAATATTtagatgtttttcttcttccttagcTCCCCTATTTCTCACACAAAAGTCTGATGTACTTTTGTGTATTTATGacctctgctttcctctttttgttttccttagtGAGATTCCTCTCTTCTGTAAACCTCCTCTTTCTCATACTTAAATCAGTTCCCCCTGCCCTGAGATTTGCAATAGGATTATGATTATTTTTGTTCTACAGTCTGGGAAAAGAGCCTTAAGATTCATTATAGAAGATTGCCACAGAGCTACAAAACTTTATTGCACCTGTTTCTGGTTTttgaaggtgctgctgccagtctGCACATCTCTGTAAATATCAATTTCCTTGCCAGCTCATGCAGAATGAGTTTTCTTCAGGCAAATGGAAGGACTGTATATCCTCACAGTCTGCAGCTGTGTACCTGTGTTCACTGCAGAAGTGATTGAGCTGGTATTTGGTGCTGCCACTGCTCAGCCATTCCTTGCTTAGAAAAAATGCTGTGTCTTAGATTACCTTACACCATTTCCACCAGCAGTTCTGGTTAAACCAGCTGACTTTGCTATAGAAGTAGCTACTGCTCTGCTACCTGGGGTGTGTCTTAACCTTACTATacccattttctgcagtgaccATCCCACTGGGGCCTAAGGCTGCTCTGATTTACCCTGCTCCTATCTTTACCTACTGCTTTCTTCAACAAGGTTGTCCACCCCCTTCTGCTTCTTTCAGCTTTCtggcttctctttttctttccctggtaGTGCTAGATTTTCAGAGAAACATCTAGTCTTCTAAAGAAGGCTCTTTAAAGGCTCCATGCTTCATTTACTATTTAAGATTGATAGCAGAAATCATTGCACATTGCTTTTTGGTTTGAGCAGAAGCTATTCTGTCTACATGTTAAAATCctagttatttttcctttacatctAATTGCTGCTTTTAAGAATTACCAGAAACCCATTGTTTATGCAGAATTAGATTACCATATTTTCACTGTATGTTAAATATTGTGAGTCATGCAAAGTTGAGTCATCCACTGCAGAAGAAGATGGCATATCAGAGTCCCATACTTTCCTCATCCCTCCCACGCCAAATGGGGTGAATTCTGCTGTATTTTCATCAAAGAATTCAAGAGATGGTTTGTTGAGTGGTTATTTGGtaacaaaaaaaaggcattgaaCATTGCACCTGAGATGTGAAGGTTACTGAGGGTAATTCCTGTACAACACCTATATCATacaatcatagaatatgctgagttgggaAGGACAaatcaagatcatcaagtccaactcctggccctgcacagaacacGCCAAAAATCATACCATGTTCCCAGAGttttgtccaaacacttcttaaaCTGGAGAAAACAGGTATTGCTGGAGTTATTTACAGGCTGCTAGAAGAATAAGAGCTTAGCCATGTTAAATAACTCatccaggaggaagagggggaatTCTGAAGTGCTAGCTAGGAAGTCTCTACTCTAAGATCTTTTCACTAACCCTGAAACAAAAATGTCTGTTTGCATACCATTGCTCTTGGCCAGAAAGTCAGGACACACACCTGTAGGTTACTCTTTAGCTGTTTGAATTAAGTGCTGGGAGCCTCAGCAGCTTGGGCAAGAAACTCACTTGTACTCAAATCTTCTTGGAAGCACAAGGTAAGGAGGTTTGTAAAGAGCCCTGCTCTTCTTGGATTTACCTCCTAAGGATTTCTGAGCTGGCCTGGCCTTGCCTTGCACAGCTCACGACTGAAGGCATTTATTGCTGGTGCCTATCCTCTTTGCCTTCTTCTGCAGGATTGCCTTGTGAAATCAAGAGCCCCAGCACAAACATTCCTATGAAGCCTCCCTACCACACAGGGAGGATTCTGAGTGAGAGCTGAGTAgctttggggtgtttttcatgACAAGCTGCTCTGTATTCAGTGGTACTTCTGATGAACAGCAAGAACAGTCTGCTTGAGGGACCTGGTGGATAGAAGTCTGGCAGAGGTCTTCTGGATGAGGGGAAATAGAGGCTTCTCCTTTTTTCAGGTTACTCAAAATATAACTATTGAAAGTTTGCATTAATTTGGCTGCCAGACTTTGAATTCTAGGAGTGTGCTCACCTGTTGAATACAAatgtgctggagctggtgggaaACAGTGGAATTTTATGACATTGAATCAGTAATAAAgacaagttattttaaaaaataaggtcAGTTATTAGGCTGTTGTAGGCTCCAGTGCCCGTGGTTGTTCCCACAGCTTGCAGAAATTCCAGAAATCATATCGATTGTGTCAAAATAGAGACCTCTGCTGTTACAATGGTGGAAAATGGACTGGTAGTGGAGGGAATGCCAACCAAGACCAGCTGCAGACACCACAGTTACTTGGCTTCTAAACCTTTAGTTACAAGGAACATGCAGGATGATGGATCCATTTGACAAGGAtgtaaattaaacaaaaaaaaattagaaaggaaATTCCTAAGAGCAACTGAAGGATGATTTTGTAGTACAAAGATGTTTAGGTATTTGGTGAGGTAGCTATTGCTTCTGAAATTGGAAATGCAGATTTATAGCCCATAGCTTCAGGGAGCTTTGTTTATGATGGAAAACTTCAGCCTTCATAAATCTCTTGCCAGGTATGCTGCTATATACACTTTCCTTCATTTGTTGGgaaatagttatttttaaaacaaaatgtgtaACCCAATATATTGGAAGTCTGTATTATGAGCACCATGTGTACAAAACTGTCTTTCTTCTGTAAGTGTTCTCCCTATTTTAAGTTACAAAGAGAGGTCTGGGAGTCATACTCAGTTCTTCCATAATCTTTCTGTGTCACCTCCATTAAGACAGGTAACAACTTGGTGCCCCAATTTCTTTGTCTCTGCAATGACTGTAAAAATGCTCTTAGCAAGGGTGTAATAAGCAGGCATTAATTAAATCTGTAGGATGTGATTCACAGTATTTGGATCAAGGGCACTTATGTAGGATACTTGAAAACAGATTGTAGAATTAAGTGTTGATACACAATTTGTTACTACTTCTGTTAATGTATTTAGTgatgtttattttaatgttttttcctcAGCCAATTGCAAATGTGGACCAGGAGACCCTGACAGAGCTGGTGAAGCCAAGCATTGACTACGTGCGTCATAAAAAATTCCGATCTGGGAATTACCCATCGTCGCTGAGCAATGAGACTGACAGGCTGGTTCACTGGTGCCATGGTGCCCCTGGAGTCATCCACATGCTCATGCAGGCTTATAAGGTAAATCATTCTGAGTTCATagatttcacagaatattctgggttggaggggacctacAatgatcatcgagtccagccctTAAATCTGTGGTCCAAGCGGGGATCAAACCCACAGCCTTGGTGTAATTAGCACCAAGCTCTCAGATAtttgtatgtatatatacacatatgtatgtatatataccTCTGTCTTTACAGAGAGACTTATATACAGGCCTGTTTGTTTGCAAGACTTTATATAGTATCTTTCTAGATGTAGGCTTTTGGACAAGAACCCCAAGCAAGACACCTAAGAATCTCAGAATACATACATTGGTatgttttaaagagaaaataagtgGGTAAAATTTCTTCTCAGGGCACTAGCAGTTACTAAGCTTTCTTGGAAAACAGACGTATATTTAAAGAGTTTGGCATCAGAGTCCTGGGTGTGAGAACTTTGACCTAAATTCTTTGAATCTTCATCCCAAGAGTTTTAACAATTATGTTGGTTTTCAAAAATATAGGTTCATGTGCCTTGCCAAAGAATGTTTTCCATAAATTACTCCTTTATTAAGATATAACTCTCAAGAACTTAATGTCAGAGCTAAAATCCCAGGCCCCTTCCAGGGCATAAATAAAACTGCTGAGCTACCACAAGCCTGCTGTTTGCCCTTCTCCATTCTTAGCTAGGTTTGCTACCTGACTTTTTGTGTGCTTCTGATTTGCATGACATTTGAAAGTATgccatttaattaaatttatgcAAATTGATTCTTGCTTTTGACAGCCCTCCTTGACAGATTCCCTGGTTGGCATCTGGGTGGGCTGATGAAAAGCAGGCTTGGTTTATGGAATAATTACTTATGCTGCTACCTGGAATGTGAACTTTAAATTTCTTACAGCATTGCTGCATGTAACAGCAGTTGCAGTTGCTTTTTCTTTGGACTGTGGCAGGAGATTGACTTAACACTTCTCCACTCTCTCCTTCTTTGTCAATGTGATGCTTTCCCCAGCACAAAATGTTTTGCAAGAGGTGAGAGGGATAGGACCAAGTTCTGATTAGCAGTCTCCTTTTTGGCCTCTTTCTGTGTTTAAAGTGATGAAACATATGTTTTTCTATTATTCTTTATATTCTTCTTTTTGaagcactgaaagaaaaaagttggCAGGTGTTTTGCTGGCTATGCTTTCATACCAGGCACAGGACTTGTGATAACAGACAGCAGTGTTTGTCCTGGAAATcaagtgctgctgccaggccttAATTCAAAAAGTTACAGCTAAGCAGCTGGCAAACCCTGTTCAGAGAGAGGCACTTCCTGTATCAAGCTTGTGTATTTAAGAATCTTACATGTTAGTTGCTTCTATTATCTTACTAAATAGTTTGGCAGGGGATACCAGCTCCAAAGGACTAGGTCTACAGTAGTGCatcaggtttgttttgttggggttatttaggttggggtttttgttgttgttggtttggggttttgtttgtttgttgatCTGTAAAGTGGCTTTATAAAGGTGGAATTCTGGTGTTAATCAGCTAAAttccttgcttttgttttttctttctgta harbors:
- the LANCL2 gene encoding lanC-like protein 2, with translation MGESMSKRLKLQLGGEAEMEERAFANPYPDYQPQGAVAAPSAADAHRDRALQPPAEEDSLPFGADGKVNARFSKRIQAKIKDLLQQMEEGLKTADPHDCSAYTGWTGIALLYLQLYRVTKNQSHLQRSLDYVKRILRNLNGRRVTFLCGDAGPLAVGAVVYHKLKNSSESQDCVAKLLQLQRTVISTDSELPDELLYGRAGYLYALLYLNTEIGPDTVPQSVIKEVIDAIIESGKNFSKEERKTDRCPLLYQWHRKQYVGAAHGVAGIYYLLMQPIANVDQETLTELVKPSIDYVRHKKFRSGNYPSSLSNETDRLVHWCHGAPGVIHMLMQAYKTFKEDKYLKDAMDCSDVIWQRGLLRKGYGICHGTAGNGYSFLSLYNLTQDRKYLYRACKFAEWCLEYGAHGCRIPDRPYSLFEGMAGAIHFLSDISVPETSQFPAFELRPQRRENKVEQDS